A stretch of Sphingomicrobium flavum DNA encodes these proteins:
- a CDS encoding Eco57I restriction-modification methylase domain-containing protein: MKGIYFEAFAAKIDSFRDYERRNALNQLSEAQTRIEFIDPMLRALGWDIDNSQNLDQFYREVLVEEPIDTDDTATKRHPDYTFKTEGVRRFFLEAKKPTTNIMVGVSPALQIRRYSWSAQLPVGVLTDFEEFSVYDCTIPPKQSDDARTARLFYKKYDQYLDEWEEIYGLLSKEAVVSGVLQKNVTPPKKQDPFDKAFLRDLENWRFVLAKALKANNKLSVPELNQATQLLLDRLIFLRVAEEKGVQPEGTEPLLHRLKESKYDYSVMLNAFREAEERYNSGLFHLRDEKGREGSPDTLTPSLKVPRATLKQILGELYPPKSPYAFSAVPADILGSVYERFLGKRIEVSPKGKLSIELKPEYRKQGGVFYTPTNIVQFIIENTIDPWIDEHDADAVRKIRVCDPACGSGAFLVEAYRHLCRRITERYLKNEKLKARFLLEKSNRVFKLKLDEKKKILKDCIFGIDIDATAVELTKLSLLLAVLEDEDGKDIDRQLALFHERVLPNLTSNIACANSLLEPSDLDLDDLAHIEELKPLDWNSHPTTSQGFDVFIGNPPYVFGEWHHPVQLRILKKRLPKIGQTDLYHAFIDLVIGKRGDQGRWGLIVPDPLMARDETVSLRKKLFENGDMRASHVGTVFEGVGVSCVVLAQEPSKNDNISVFDEPDENGSAGLARSISYSALKQFSDYGLRLSLTEADLSLLKKLDENEDRMGSLVAHFSRGEELGKRNISKEPGNGLIPVLVGENIKPFQLSKPNHFIPSHSVKKSMDNYSREKVVIVKTGVRPIAAVDTDGLVTLQSVYNLVPNDDADIKFVCALLNSRVAGWYIRSMYTAYKKLFPQIIQRHILDIPLPEHAFRTEIIRTVEAVEHASNDAEKAFLLERTEGLIARSFKLTSEERSIIGRLGT; encoded by the coding sequence GTGAAGGGTATCTATTTCGAGGCTTTCGCCGCAAAGATCGACTCGTTTCGTGACTACGAGCGACGCAATGCGCTCAATCAACTTTCGGAAGCTCAAACTAGAATTGAGTTCATTGACCCAATGCTACGCGCTCTTGGGTGGGATATCGATAACTCTCAGAATCTCGATCAGTTTTATCGCGAAGTTCTGGTGGAAGAGCCCATTGATACCGATGACACTGCCACTAAGCGTCATCCCGATTATACCTTTAAAACGGAAGGGGTTCGTCGATTCTTTCTCGAGGCTAAGAAACCCACAACCAACATTATGGTCGGAGTATCTCCGGCTTTACAAATAAGACGGTATTCTTGGTCAGCGCAATTGCCCGTGGGAGTGCTGACAGATTTTGAAGAATTTTCCGTCTATGATTGCACCATACCGCCGAAACAGTCCGACGACGCTCGAACTGCGAGACTTTTCTATAAGAAGTACGACCAGTACCTCGATGAATGGGAAGAAATCTACGGCTTGCTCTCAAAAGAAGCGGTTGTCTCTGGAGTGCTTCAGAAGAATGTCACTCCACCCAAAAAACAGGACCCATTCGATAAAGCGTTCCTGAGAGACCTAGAGAACTGGAGGTTTGTGCTCGCGAAGGCGCTCAAAGCAAATAACAAGCTCAGTGTTCCGGAACTCAACCAAGCCACTCAGTTGCTGCTAGACCGTTTAATCTTCCTAAGAGTGGCAGAAGAAAAAGGCGTTCAGCCCGAAGGCACCGAACCACTCCTCCACCGATTAAAGGAGTCGAAGTACGACTACAGCGTTATGTTGAACGCTTTCCGGGAAGCGGAAGAACGCTATAACTCGGGGCTCTTCCATCTTCGCGATGAGAAGGGGCGAGAGGGGTCACCGGACACCTTGACACCAAGCCTTAAGGTGCCGCGCGCAACGCTCAAGCAAATCTTGGGGGAACTCTATCCTCCTAAGAGCCCGTATGCGTTCTCTGCGGTGCCGGCCGATATTCTAGGTAGTGTGTACGAAAGGTTTTTGGGAAAACGCATTGAAGTTTCGCCTAAAGGAAAACTGTCAATCGAACTTAAGCCCGAATATCGGAAGCAGGGTGGCGTGTTTTACACGCCCACAAATATTGTCCAGTTCATAATCGAGAACACTATCGATCCTTGGATCGACGAACATGATGCCGACGCCGTCCGGAAAATCCGGGTTTGCGATCCCGCTTGCGGATCGGGGGCATTTCTCGTCGAGGCTTACCGGCATCTGTGCCGCAGGATTACGGAACGATATCTAAAGAATGAAAAGCTGAAAGCTAGATTTCTGCTCGAAAAATCTAATCGCGTCTTCAAACTCAAGCTGGACGAGAAAAAGAAGATATTGAAGGATTGCATTTTTGGTATCGACATCGATGCGACAGCGGTCGAGCTAACCAAGCTTTCGCTATTACTCGCCGTCCTGGAAGACGAAGATGGCAAGGACATTGACCGTCAATTGGCACTTTTCCATGAGCGAGTGCTTCCCAACCTCACCAGTAATATCGCCTGCGCAAACAGTTTGCTCGAACCATCAGACCTCGATTTAGACGACCTAGCTCACATCGAAGAACTAAAACCTTTAGACTGGAATTCGCATCCTACCACCAGCCAAGGATTTGATGTCTTTATTGGAAATCCCCCGTACGTTTTCGGGGAGTGGCACCATCCAGTTCAGCTACGGATTTTGAAGAAAAGGCTACCGAAGATTGGGCAGACTGATCTGTATCACGCGTTTATCGACTTGGTTATCGGCAAGAGGGGAGATCAAGGACGCTGGGGCTTGATTGTTCCTGATCCGTTGATGGCTCGCGATGAAACTGTTTCTCTACGAAAAAAGCTTTTTGAAAATGGGGATATGCGAGCGTCGCACGTCGGCACAGTATTCGAGGGTGTAGGAGTGTCATGCGTGGTGTTAGCGCAGGAACCGAGCAAGAATGACAACATTTCGGTATTCGACGAGCCGGACGAAAATGGTTCTGCGGGCCTCGCCCGAAGCATTTCGTACAGTGCCCTGAAACAGTTCTCAGATTATGGGCTGCGTTTATCGTTGACTGAGGCCGACCTAAGTTTGCTGAAAAAGCTGGACGAAAATGAAGATAGAATGGGTTCTTTGGTGGCCCATTTTTCTCGTGGAGAAGAACTGGGAAAGCGAAACATTTCCAAAGAACCTGGCAATGGTCTAATTCCTGTTCTGGTAGGCGAGAATATAAAACCATTTCAGCTATCAAAGCCCAATCATTTTATCCCGTCGCATTCTGTCAAAAAGTCGATGGACAACTACTCGCGAGAAAAGGTCGTAATTGTAAAAACGGGCGTCCGCCCAATCGCTGCAGTAGACACTGACGGATTAGTAACGCTTCAATCGGTCTACAATCTTGTTCCGAACGATGATGCCGACATTAAATTCGTCTGTGCACTACTGAACTCCAGGGTCGCTGGTTGGTACATTCGCTCAATGTATACCGCATACAAGAAGCTGTTCCCGCAAATCATCCAACGCCACATCCTGGATATTCCGTTGCCAGAGCACGCATTCAGAACGGAGATCATTCGCACTGTTGAAGCTGTTGAACATGCAAGTAACGACGCTGAAAAGGCGTTTCTCTTGGAGCGAACCGAAGGCCTCATTGCAAGGTCGTTTAAACTGACGTCAGAAGAGCGATCGATAATTGGAAGACTGGGTACCTGA
- the lepA gene encoding translation elongation factor 4: protein MSTDLSRIRNFSIIAHIDHGKSTLADRLIQVTGGLTAREMTHGQVLDNMEIEQERGITIKSQTVRLNWVAADGETYELNLMDTPGHVDFAYEVSRSLAACEGALLVVDAAQGVEAQTLANVYQSIEHDHEIVPVINKIDLPAADPEKVKLEIEEVIGLDTEHAVEASAKSGIGIEQILQAIVDRIPPPTGDRDKPLKAMLVDSWYDPYLGVVILVRVINGVLKKGQQIKFMNAGSQHLVDRVGCFTPKRVELPELGPGEIGFITAQIKEVSQTAVGDTITTVKNPTETPLPGFKEVQPVVFCGLFPVDAAEFEKLRDSLYKLRLNDASFSFEMETSAALGFGFRCGFLGLLHLEIIQERLTREYDLDLITTAPSVVYKMDLAHTKNEDSKQIELHNPADMPDVNRINWIEEPWIKATIYTPDEYLGGILKLCQDRRGIQKELTYVGGRAQVVYELPLNEVVFDFYDRLKSISKGYASFDYEQIGYREGDLVKMSILVNEEPVDALSMIVHRGTAEERGRGMCERLKDLIPRHLFKIPIQAAIGGKIIARETISAMRKDVTAKCYGGDATRKRKLLEKQKKGKAKMREYGNVSIPQEAFIAALKMGDND, encoded by the coding sequence ATGAGCACTGATCTTTCTCGAATTCGGAATTTTTCGATTATCGCGCACATCGACCACGGGAAGTCGACGTTGGCTGATCGGTTGATCCAGGTGACGGGCGGGTTGACTGCGCGGGAGATGACGCATGGGCAGGTGCTCGACAATATGGAGATCGAGCAGGAACGCGGGATCACCATCAAGAGCCAGACCGTCCGGCTGAACTGGGTCGCGGCGGACGGCGAGACCTATGAGCTCAACCTCATGGACACGCCGGGCCATGTCGATTTCGCCTATGAAGTCAGCCGCAGCCTTGCCGCGTGCGAGGGCGCGCTGCTGGTGGTGGACGCGGCGCAGGGCGTGGAAGCGCAGACGCTGGCCAATGTCTACCAGTCGATCGAGCATGACCATGAAATCGTGCCCGTCATCAACAAGATCGACCTGCCCGCCGCGGACCCCGAAAAGGTGAAGCTGGAGATTGAGGAAGTCATCGGGCTGGACACCGAACATGCGGTGGAAGCGAGCGCCAAGAGCGGCATCGGCATCGAGCAGATCCTGCAGGCCATCGTCGACCGGATCCCGCCCCCGACAGGCGACCGCGACAAGCCCTTGAAGGCCATGCTGGTCGACAGCTGGTACGACCCTTATCTTGGCGTCGTCATCCTGGTGCGCGTGATCAACGGCGTGCTGAAAAAGGGCCAGCAGATCAAGTTCATGAATGCGGGAAGCCAGCATCTGGTCGACCGCGTCGGCTGCTTCACGCCCAAGCGGGTGGAGCTGCCCGAACTTGGCCCCGGCGAAATCGGCTTCATCACCGCGCAGATCAAGGAAGTCAGCCAGACCGCGGTCGGCGACACCATCACCACGGTCAAGAACCCGACCGAGACACCGCTGCCGGGCTTCAAGGAAGTGCAGCCGGTGGTGTTTTGCGGCCTGTTCCCGGTGGATGCGGCGGAATTCGAGAAGCTGCGCGACAGCCTGTATAAATTGCGTCTCAACGATGCGAGCTTCAGCTTCGAGATGGAGACGAGTGCGGCGCTGGGCTTTGGCTTCCGCTGCGGCTTCCTTGGCCTGCTCCATCTGGAAATCATCCAGGAGCGCCTGACGCGCGAATATGACCTCGACCTCATCACTACCGCGCCGAGCGTGGTTTACAAGATGGACCTGGCGCATACCAAGAATGAGGATTCCAAGCAGATCGAGTTGCACAATCCGGCCGACATGCCCGATGTCAATCGCATCAACTGGATCGAGGAGCCGTGGATCAAGGCGACCATCTACACCCCCGATGAATATCTGGGCGGCATTTTGAAGCTGTGCCAGGACCGGCGCGGGATCCAGAAGGAACTGACCTATGTCGGCGGGCGCGCGCAGGTGGTGTACGAACTGCCCTTAAACGAAGTGGTGTTCGATTTTTACGACCGGCTGAAGTCCATTTCCAAGGGCTATGCCAGCTTCGATTATGAGCAGATCGGCTATCGCGAGGGCGATCTCGTGAAGATGAGCATCCTGGTGAATGAAGAGCCGGTCGATGCATTGAGCATGATCGTCCACCGCGGCACCGCCGAAGAACGCGGCCGCGGCATGTGCGAGCGGCTGAAGGATCTGATCCCCAGGCACCTGTTCAAAATCCCGATTCAGGCTGCCATCGGCGGCAAGATCATCGCCCGCGAAACGATCAGCGCGATGCGCAAGGATGTGACCGCGAAATGCTATGGCGGCGATGCGACGCGTAAACGCAAGCTGCTTGAGAAGCAGAAAAAGGGTAAGGCGAAGATGCGGGAATATGGCAACGTCTCCATCCCGCAGGAAGCTTTCATCGCCGCGTTGAAGATGGGAGATAACGACTGA